The Drosophila nasuta strain 15112-1781.00 chromosome 2R, ASM2355853v1, whole genome shotgun sequence genome segment TCCTTAATACTTTCTATGTTTGACGTAACTGACACACCGATTATCTCTATTATTATCACCCACCTCAAAAGGTAAGAGCGAGGAGGCGTAATAGCAAAAAAGCTAATAGCTAATAAACCGATATTTCAAGCAACATTTACTACAGATATATATTTCGAAACTCACCTCATTGCCAATTGTGGTGATCTTGACAACGACCTCATCCTTGTTGACATCATGCTGGACCACATCGCCGCTCTGCTCGCGTCCATTGTAGGTGATAAAGATGCGTTGTCCCGGCTGCAATTGAATGCTCATTATGGAACGAAAACCGGGTCCAATCAGATCGGATTCACGGAACTCCTTTGTCATTGCATTGCGACGCAATGCCTGAGCCGGACTGATGTGAACGCtggcagcagcggctgcggcggcggcggcgcgACGCGTCTCGACAATAACCGACTCGGAAccggcgacgacgacggaaGAAGAAGCATTAACGTTAGCGGGCAACGTTTGCGTTTTGAAATCGAATCGAACTATGTAACGCGTATCCGCATTCAATTGCGCATCGCCGGGCGCCAAGAATGTGGGCGGCGGCATCGGATCGGCGGACATTAGTGTGGGCGTCTTAACGTCCTGTATGACACCCGAATACCAAAGTCCGTCCGGACCCGGAGCACAGACTTTGGTGCCAATTATTGAGCGTTTGGCCAAACGGCGGCTGGTTGacatttttatgttgtttgttttttttactgGAAAAAAGGGGaaggttgttgttgttgttgcgtgaacgcttttcttttttaggggtaaattgttgtttttttattccGCACTGTTCTTCGACTAcagagttttctttttaatttgccTTGGCACCAGCATTTTTagcacttttcatttttcatttgatttgcttttttattgcactttttattacacttttattttattttgcactttgagctttttatttttgttgcttgcacttttgACAACTTGTTGCACACAGTTTTGGTTTTGATTGACGACAGTTTTCGATttctacttcttttttttttgttgtttaactCAATTTGTAGACATTGATTTTGTTGAGCTCGCTGAGTTTTTTGATAATGTTCTTGTGATAAAGCTCCAGACAAAGCGTGACACGTTGATTCAAATGCTGATTGTAATCGAGACGCAGTTGCAAGGCTTGGACGGTTGCAAGGcgatgttgttgtagttgatgttgatgttgatgttgatgatgcaAGGTGGCAGCATCATCGAACGTTTGGGGCAGCTTCACATgctttgttgccgttgttgttgtggttgttgatGTGTTGTTATTGCCTTTGGGCCTAAGCATAATCCAATTTGTGGCTGCTTCCTCTGGCTCTTGTTGGCCACGACGAAATCAATGCGCAAAgaaatgaacaacaaaaaaaccaaaacagtctctttgctgttgttgttgccacatgcAACCGATATGTTTTTCAattcgaaaacaacaaaatttgaaatgtagtttgatttgtgtgtttttttcgtATTCTATTTATTGCTTGGTTTGCTTTCACGCTGCTTTCGCTGCCGGTCGTTTCACTTTTTCCTCGAcaaagtttttctttctttctctctgagaaacgcacacacacacaaacacacactcacatacacttGCAAAGCGTCAGAGAGCAAAATGGATGCAATCTGCTGCCGCTTTTTTGATGCTGCAcgaacttttttattttgcttgttgtttgttgttgtttgttttgttgttgttgggaatTACCCAATactttgtgttgctgttgttgtattattaacCAACAGTCAGTTGATATTTTCacatttgaaattgcatttgttgattgttccaatacatatgtatatttgttttattgtattttggtTTATTTGGCGTCTAcgttgacgacgacgacgttggcGACTCGCAAATAAAGCGCTTATCGGTCTGTACACGAGAGTTGGCTATCAAAGACTAAACGAGCGGCAACGAGTTACATTGGCGGCGCAGCAACGagcaacatacacacacacacacactcacacatacacatagacTCTCTCATGCTCGCTGTTCATgtcgctctctcgctcgctcgttcGCTTGCTCTTTAGACTGCGCtctctctgttgctgttgctgtgctgcttgcgtttgttttatattatgctttcacacactcacacacacacccatccAAAACATGCATAGATATGCTTGTTGTGCGTACCTGCTGTTGGAAAACTatgctgctgtgtgtgtgagttttcCACAGCATAATACGTAAAATACTTGAGCAACACAGCATGCTCTTGAAATCTTTGCAGtacaaaatgcatttgtatGCTTGTATGCATGTACGTAGGCCTCAAATTAACTTAACAGACAAAATGTTAGTTTTTAACAGtgaataaacataaatatatacaacacacatacatagtatataataCATTCACATACAACAATATGtagcttaattaaatttgacacTCCCTGCTCTCAACCCCCGCCTCCGCATCAGCGCGTAATTATCGCCAATTTGTAGCTACGCAGTCTCGCTTATCACAATATAACAGTCACATATACAGTAcataaagcacacacacacattcatactCTTTGTGACTGTGAGTCTATGACGCCATCGTCTGTTTGCCAGCATAACAGCAAATGTCGACGTAGACATcgatgtcgctgtcgctgtctccgTCGCTCTGCTCTACCAACCCCAACCCAAAAAAAACTACGCAGTTAACAAAAAGTTAAACACTTGTCAACATTTTTCACAACGTCAACAGAGCGCCGCATAACTGTGCCTCTGTGTGCGTCCATCTGTGTGCCATATCAACAACAGACCgtgagcgaaagagagagagagagcgagacgctggcaacaacacaataacagctgttgTTGGCAGCACAGCAACAATGTTGCGAAAACAGCTGTTGAGCGCAGAGCCAATACAGAGAACTTCATCCACATAATAAATGAGTCGCAATTCCAATACATTCAACGACACTTCAATACTCTAACTATGGTTGCACTAAAATTAAGTTGCCATCAATTTGTAGTTTTGTAATCTAAATAAATTGAGTTATTTATTCAATCAATTTCCTCGCTTATTATGGTATCTATAAGCTAcatttataaatgtaaaacttaacattttattcttattttccaCTGGTTGCTGAAATCGACTGAGCAATGTTATTGATTTGTTGCTTGCAGGGCATTTACTGTAAAAGCGCCGGCCGGTTTTCTGTCAACGTCACAAATTTAACAGTTAAAGAGCGCACTCTGCTGTATGTATGAGTGACTGAGTGTGCCTGGGTGGGGGAGAGTCTGATCTTACTCTCTTGgtttcgctcgctctctctccctctctcgctcaaCCAATAACAGCTGCTTTTGTTTACATCGGCATGAATTCtatgttgctgttgacgttgctgcctctgctgctgttgttgctaccgctgttgttgttgttggtatttatGTTGTGCGTATGTATTTCAGATTTTTTGGGGgcctttgctgttgttggttttgctttATGTTGACTGTATGTAGCTGttattggcattgttgttgcctttggaATGACCTCTGTAGGCATAGCGCAGCGACGATGGATGGCatcggaggaggaggaggagaagcaAGTGATGAGACTGgcgtattttttgttgttgtttttttgggctTACGCACTCTCGATATCCATCAGCCAGCATAGgtacacacaaatacatgcatacacatacccACATATATAAAGGCGCATAGATttgtgatgttgttgttgttgtgtatgtgtgtttggggTGGATTTCATGCCAGCAGAATTTTTGAGAACGCCATTTGCGATAGACGCCCAAAATGCGTTGCGTAGTAGTTCTGGGGATCATAGGGGGAGGTTATGCTCACacacatattatattttaatctCTATTTGTATTGGTAATTGAATCTCTTAGATatgctttaatatttatttattttctttaatccAAGCTGATTATGAACAGTTTTGATCATTGTGGCAAATGGGCGACCAACTGCAAAGATGCGTTATCtgacaaattcaattaatcatTTTCTTGAGTGAAAATTCCTAAGCGCAAAATATGtaggcacaacaacaacaacaacaacactaacaacaaagCACCAATTGTATTCAACAGAGCGTTGCTGGCATTACAACAAATACGCAGTTACGAAAAACCcaagcagcaataacaacaacgacagcgactgcgacgtcagCAGCGCAGCGATTGCCGGTGCTCCATTGCCTTCGAATGCAATCTTCGAGttacaaaaccaaaacgaaacgaaaagaaacacaaaaagcaaaaccaaaacaaagcGTTAGATGGAGcaagacagcaacagcaagcgcACCAAGCACACaaagcgacacacacacactcacatacacacattgaCATATTACTAAACTGGAAAATAGGTCAACCAGCTGAGAGAGCGAATCATTGTGCTGCTAACTCACTCTAACAAAGAGAGTTTCTATGTTCCACAGTCTATgcgtgtgcgagtgtgcgtgtgtgtgcatttgtgAGAGCATAGCTTAACATTGTAAGAGAGCGAGCATTGACAATTAGAACGGGAACTACTGTTAGCTAACAGCGGCctcaatacacacacagtctGATTGGAATGAGCCAAGTGGGTCCATGCAGTGGGTGGTTAGCAAAGTTTTtcacatacataattattaatagtGCCACAGTGACTGTGTGGACTGTGTGTCCTGTGGCATATCGTCGTATGTGTAATATTACTGTATGTAACTAGGCATCGTCTTGCGACACTTGCCagataaatttgtaattttattgcattttgatGAAATGGAAACCGGATTTCTTGATTTCTTTTTGGGTAAAactgtattttgtttgctgttgttgtaattttatttttatctgcTGTTGTCTtcgttgtagctgctgctgctgctgctgtttggtaGGGcgctgcttttattttttctcgCTTTTTGTATTCACGttatgtgagtgtgagtgattTTGATTCGATTCAGTTCGAAACCGGATTTTCAAAATACATAAGTATGAATACATGTACGTAACAAAGTATGtacaaatgtatgcaagtGTGTATGCTTGGGTATGTCATTACATTTCCATtcaatttggttttttctttctgcttATTCTGATGGATAACAACGGGTTGCCAACTTTCCATTATCGCCATTACCAACAAAGAGCTCATTGAGCCTGACTTGTTCAATATGGTCAATTGATaagcacaataataatataatagatgtagatatagatatagatatagatatagatatagatatagatatagatatagatatagatatagatatagatatagatatagatatagatatagatatagatatagatatagatatagatatagatatagatatagatatagatatagatatagatatagatatagatatagatatagatatagatatagatatagatatagatatagatatagatatagatatagatatagatatagatatagatatagatatagatatagatatagatatagatatagatatagatatagatatagatatagatatagatatagatatagatatagatatagatatagatatagatatagatatagatatagatatagatatagatatagatatagatatagatatagatatagatatagatatagatatagatatagatatagatatagatatagatatagatatagatatagatatagatatagatatagatatagatatagatatagatatagatatagatatagatatagatatagatatagatatagatatagatatagatatagatatagatatagatatagatatagatatagatatagatatagatatagatatagatatagatatagatatagatatagatatagatatagatatagatatagatatagatatagatatagatatagatatagatatagatatagatatagatatagatatagatatagatatagatatagatatagatatagatatagatatagatatagatatagatatagatatagatatagatatagatatagatatagatatagatatagatatatcgATTAATGTATCTATCGATACgaagatacaaatgtatctttcGGTCAAGAGGCAACAGTGTGAGGCGCATGTCGAGTTGTCCATGGACACGGCTTGTGGCAGGCAACTGTGTGCTCAGTTGTCCATCAAGGTTGTCAGTGGCAAGCGTCGCATGGATCGCTGGTCACTCCAACGTTGGGGACACGAAGGGGAGGCAAGGTTGAAAACAGTTGCAAGTTGCGTGCTGGCTCATTagaatgttgaatgttgaatgtaGAATGTTGAGGTGATGTTTACCTGGGCGCTTGCCATTGTTTGCGTTTTGTGTTGGAGGCAAAACTGAAATCATAATGAAAATCAAGTTAACCAAATGGGGAATCGCTCAGGGTCGTCTCtaccgctctctctctcttccttttGGTCTCccctatctccctctctccctctctctagCTGATTGATGTGCACATGTCAGCGCCAGGAAGCATAAATTCTAGACGAAAGATGAGCGTTGGCATTACAAGACATCAAGCTGCAAGTTGCCACGTTGCAGATACAAATTTATGTCATGTCCAGCATTTTGACAACCGGTTTTCTTTGCCTCCCCGCTTAGGAAGCGTGAGCTTGGGGAGGGGGTCAAATGGGCACCTGGCTGAAAGAAAAACTTGACATGGCTAACAAACTAATTTCACCGATCAACgaatgcggcatgcggcatgcagCAATTCAATTGCCGCTCCCAGTTaccagttgcaagttgccacaCATCGAAACATGCTCTTTGTGCGTGGCACTGTTGACATTTGGTCATAAATTTTCGTGGAAAGCAGACACAatgcagccagccagctagcAAAGAAGAAGACGTACAAACATTTCCATTGTTTTGAAAACGTTTGACAAGCAAATAGCGAAATGGTTTGCTGCAGCAACCCCCGTTTGCCCCCACTCCAATCATgataagaaagaaaaaaaaaagaaaagagctGCATCCAGCTGTCAGCAGGGAGACAactaaatttgttattattataattgttgaCATTGTGAACTTTCAACTGGCTCTAATTGCCTAAACAAGTCGAACAAGAAGGCATCTAGAATTAGAGAAAATAAACAGTTGAAACAGATAAGAATTAAGAATTATTATGAtcttgaataaattaaatccaTAATTGCATTCTTTACGTCagaattatattttgattttacataataatattttctagtaacaagtaagaaaactacagtctaATGTGATCGACTCTGAGATACATTCTactcatttttaatgtaaacaaaagctatatttggtatctTGGTAATCTaaaacacttaaaatatataatgcgttttgaatgaaagaaaaaatgttgttattatacttaaaatataccaaattataccaaatcCTCCGCTAGAGATTTTGAAATGTATCGAAAGCTATCTTTtgtatactaatatactactacattacaaatataccatacacaATATACTAGCGGGTATTAAAATCTAGATGATTGTTTAAAGGAGATAACATACATACTGAAAATGTATTATTCAATGTGTGCTCATataaaacaaaccaaaaaatattctattatttcttttatataaatttataaataattgtttttttaaaattatatttttatgtcatttaaaaataataaaaaaaaaccagctGGATTTAACATATTGTCGCACAACTTTGGGCAGAATGAAACCAATTCttaatttatgcttttatGCTAATAcctgaattaaataaaaaatgtatataaaatcgACTTATAAATTCCTATTTATAGGTTATATGCTTAATAAAAGTATGCAtgttatttgtaaataaaatgcgtTTAATGGGGTAACTTGCAGCTTTGATATTAACATAAATGGGGCACGACGCAACCTGAGGCAGCAACGAAAAAATATGTTGACCTACATTCAGCATTTTCAGCACAAATTTATGTACACAtaatacgtatgtatgtatgtatgtatgtatgtacatacataggTAGCATATGTATACATTAATTCAACTTGATGAAAATTGCAGAGCAACTTGAGCtgtgaaaatgtttattgcttatcaattttatgcaaaattgcTTATCAAATTGATGGACCGTTAAAAGAGCGCAGATACATAGCTTAAATGTAATTgggaatgtgtgtgtatatgtgtgtatgtgtgtgtgtatctgtagCCAATGCCAATGATTCAATCTGAATCCGGTGGCAGGCATCAAGGACAAATTCACCGTGCCAAGGGCAGCAGCGAGTTACTTGACCCACTTTCCTGCGACGCttatgtgcatgtgtgcatctgtgtgtgtgtgccacataaatatattctgAAAGTGGGGCAGCGTTTTATGGCCCCTCCCCTAGCAATGGCGAGAGCTTTGATGCGCATAAAAATGCTGCGCTTTTCACACAAAACGCTTTCGCGCAGCTTATTTGTAAAAAGCTCTTTGGCTCAGCATTAGGGTGGCTCAATATTGCAAGTAAGAGCTTTATATTGAaagcccaaaagtatgcaacacttttttttacgACAACTCCAAGCTGCATATGTTTTCAATTAATGCTTATAGCTTGAAACCCGCTGAGAAAAGAAGGAAAAGTTTTGTCTTGTTCTCCTATTATTCAATGTAGAAGTTTTAATtgttacaaatatttttaaaggagCTGAtaattatatgcatatttgtaataattgtACCAGCCTCATTTTAATGTGTGGAAAATCAAATAGGTTATGCCAagattataataaaacatgtacttaacaaacaaaacgttTTGTGTACAAAAGATCCGAATTAGCAAAGATAACACCAAAGACAGCTTTCAAAGgcagctttaatttaaataaaattgagtaaacaaataaaacaattgagTAAATAAAGCGCCTAATTTAATCTTTATTACTATAaggaaaatgtaaattatatttaaaaaatacgattttaaaatatttattaaaagatttttagCTTCTTGATTaatagaaaacaagtaagaaaattaCTGTTgcgtgtgctcgactgtgagatacccgctaaccattttgaataaaagtgcgatattattcttgaaatataccaaatgttgaAGCTTTAATgttatatgtatttgaataAGAGCTGAaaattatatgcatatttttatgaaaatttgtcaTGAATATGTATGTTAGGAAAATCcctaaaattcataaaaaaaaaattctgtTTAAGACCAGATTTCgggttttatttatttagaaaaagtatgagaatatattttatataatgtaATTTTACACCTAATTCAGTTTtgttcattaaatataatatgagaACACATAATTTTGAAAGCTgagatatgtatatacttcATAAGATTAAAGCTGTCGATTGGCTTTGCAGATAAACTATTAAATACTATAAGGGGCTGTCCACGTTTTCTGCGATTTTTGACCCCCCCCCTGGTAAACAAAAGTCATTCCCCTAACAATGATTACGtaatcacaaaaaaagaaaaatatgaaaaattgttCTTTTAATCTGTATTTTCAAAAGGAGATTCCAGCcaatctttaatattttttattattggaaGTTGGCTTGTCAAAATCTTTTTATATCCGCAGGTATCATCTTCGACTTCGTCGTCTACATAGTCCTCGTCAAGCCATTCGAGGTCTTCACATCCTTCATATGACTGAATTACTAGGCATTCTCCCTTTCGCCGTCCAGCCACATGGTGAAGGGGTTTCCTTGATTTCCAATCGAAGCTCACAGCTACATTTATATGAATAATTACATTCGGTACTTATCGACAGAGTAATCGGCGCTAAAccaatttttgaataaatacttttaacaacaaaatttttataaaatgattacGTAATCATTGTCCAAGACCCCCTCCCTCCCCATGTAATCAAACATAATCATTTCCTTGACCCCCTCCCATCCCCTAAGTGATTACGTAATATATGGACAGCCCCT includes the following:
- the LOC132787081 gene encoding uncharacterized protein LOC132787081 → MLRPKGNNNTSTTTTTTATKHVKLPQTFDDAATLHHQHQHQHQLQQHRLATVQALQLRLDYNQHLNQRVTLCLELYHKNIIKKLSELNKINVYKLS